One Kitasatospora sp. NBC_01266 genomic window carries:
- the galT gene encoding galactose-1-phosphate uridylyltransferase, producing the protein MRKTTTKLADGRELIYYDRDESAQRDARDRRPLEPTASLAEIRRDPVLGDWVTVAAHRQARTYHPPADECPLCPSQGERLSEIPAADYDVVVFENRFPSLAADAAAYVAATGEPLSAEQPAAGQPGTDPPTAEPPALHLTRPGVGRCEVVCFTADHHASFAALDEAKARLVMDAWTDRTAELGALPDVDQVFCFENRGAEIGVTLAHPHGQIYAFPFTTPRTVKMITQANEHRARTGRNLFEDLLAAELADPVRVVLTGEHWTAFVPFAARWPYEVHLYPNRRVPALTALSEAERAEFPRLYLELLRRFDRLFGSGTETPDQPPAPTPYISAWHQASRRGGAELALHLELFTIRRTVGKLKFLAGVESGMDAFVNDVSPEAAAQRLREVAT; encoded by the coding sequence GTGCGGAAGACCACGACCAAGCTGGCGGATGGCCGCGAGCTGATCTACTACGACCGGGACGAGTCGGCGCAGCGCGACGCTCGTGACCGGCGTCCGCTGGAGCCGACCGCGAGCCTCGCCGAGATCCGCCGCGACCCTGTGCTCGGCGACTGGGTCACCGTGGCCGCGCACCGCCAGGCCCGCACCTACCACCCGCCGGCCGACGAGTGCCCGCTCTGCCCCAGCCAGGGCGAGCGCCTCAGCGAGATCCCCGCCGCCGACTACGACGTGGTGGTCTTCGAGAACCGCTTCCCCTCCCTGGCCGCCGACGCGGCGGCCTACGTGGCGGCGACCGGCGAGCCGCTGTCCGCCGAGCAGCCCGCCGCCGGACAGCCGGGCACCGACCCGCCGACCGCCGAGCCGCCTGCCCTGCACCTGACCCGGCCGGGCGTCGGCCGCTGCGAGGTGGTCTGCTTCACCGCCGACCATCACGCCTCGTTCGCCGCCCTCGACGAGGCCAAGGCCCGCCTGGTGATGGACGCCTGGACCGACCGCACCGCCGAGCTGGGCGCGCTGCCGGACGTCGACCAGGTCTTCTGCTTCGAGAACCGCGGCGCCGAGATCGGCGTGACCCTGGCTCACCCGCACGGCCAGATCTACGCCTTCCCCTTCACCACCCCGCGCACCGTCAAGATGATCACCCAGGCGAACGAGCACCGCGCCCGCACCGGGCGGAACCTGTTCGAGGACCTGCTGGCCGCCGAACTGGCCGACCCCGTCCGGGTGGTGCTGACCGGTGAGCACTGGACGGCCTTCGTCCCGTTCGCCGCCCGCTGGCCGTACGAGGTGCACCTCTACCCGAACCGCCGGGTTCCCGCGCTGACCGCGCTGTCCGAGGCCGAGCGGGCCGAGTTCCCGCGCCTCTACCTGGAGTTGCTGCGGCGCTTCGACCGCCTCTTCGGATCGGGCACCGAGACCCCGGACCAGCCGCCGGCCCCCACTCCCTACATCTCCGCCTGGCACCAGGCGTCCCGCCGGGGCGGTGCCGAGCTGGCACTGCACCTGGAGCTGTTCACGATCCGACGTACGGTAGGCAAGCTGAAGTTCCTGGCCGGGGTCGAGTCCGGCATGGACGCGTTCGTCAACGATGTGTCGCCCGAGGCGGCGGCGCAGCGCCTGCGGGAGGTCGCAACATGA
- the pth gene encoding aminoacyl-tRNA hydrolase, which produces MSGEYTGPWLVVGLGNPGEGYARNRHNIGFMVVDLLAQRIGAKFKAHKSRAQVAEGRLVGQRVVLAKPMTFMNLSGGPVTALRDFYKAPTSAIVAIHDELDVDYAALRLKLGGGDNGHNGLKSITKSLGPDYHRVRCGIGRPPGRMEVADFVLKDFSSAERKELDWFVDRSADAVEALLTEGLERAQGTYNG; this is translated from the coding sequence ATGAGCGGCGAGTACACCGGCCCCTGGCTGGTCGTGGGCCTCGGGAACCCCGGCGAGGGCTACGCCCGCAACCGGCACAACATCGGCTTCATGGTGGTCGACCTGCTGGCCCAGCGGATCGGCGCGAAGTTCAAGGCGCACAAGAGCCGGGCCCAGGTGGCCGAGGGGCGGCTGGTCGGGCAGCGGGTGGTGCTGGCCAAGCCGATGACCTTCATGAACCTCTCCGGCGGCCCGGTCACCGCGCTGCGCGACTTCTACAAGGCCCCCACCTCGGCAATCGTGGCGATCCACGACGAGCTGGACGTCGACTACGCGGCGCTGCGGCTCAAGCTCGGCGGCGGCGACAACGGCCACAACGGGCTCAAGTCGATCACCAAGTCGCTCGGCCCCGACTACCACCGGGTGCGCTGCGGGATCGGCCGTCCGCCGGGCCGGATGGAGGTCGCCGACTTCGTGCTCAAGGACTTCTCGTCCGCCGAGCGCAAGGAGCTGGACTGGTTCGTGGACCGCTCGGCGGACGCGGTCGAGGCCCTGCTGACGGAGGGTCTGGAGCGGGCCCAGGGCACCTACAACGGCTGA
- a CDS encoding ribose-phosphate diphosphokinase, with translation MSGITTSGEKKLKLFSGRAHPELAKEVAAALGTELVPTKAFEFANGEIYVRFLDSARGADCFVMQSHTAPINQWIMEQLIMIDALKRASAKSITAILPFYGYARQDKKHLGREPISARLIADLLAQAGADRIMAVDLHTAQIQGFFDGPVDHLFALPLLADYVGEKVARDKLTIVSPDAGRVKVADQWCDRLDAPLAIIHKRRDMSQANTILSAEVVGDVKGRVCVLVDDMIDTAGTICAAADACFEAGAADVIVAATHGVLSGPAGDRLKNSRVSEFVFTNTLPCPAELQLDKVTTLSIAPSIAAAIREVFEQGSVTSLFEGVH, from the coding sequence GTGAGCGGGATCACGACGTCGGGTGAGAAGAAGCTGAAGCTCTTCTCCGGCCGTGCCCACCCTGAGCTGGCGAAGGAGGTGGCCGCTGCGCTGGGCACCGAGCTCGTCCCGACCAAGGCCTTCGAATTCGCCAATGGCGAGATCTACGTCCGCTTCCTGGACTCCGCCCGGGGGGCGGACTGCTTTGTGATGCAGAGCCACACGGCTCCCATCAACCAGTGGATCATGGAACAGCTGATCATGATCGACGCGTTGAAGCGGGCCTCGGCCAAGAGCATCACCGCGATCCTGCCGTTCTACGGTTACGCCCGCCAGGACAAGAAGCACCTGGGCCGCGAGCCGATCTCGGCCCGGCTGATCGCCGACCTGCTGGCCCAGGCCGGCGCCGACCGGATCATGGCGGTCGACCTGCACACCGCGCAGATCCAGGGCTTCTTCGACGGCCCGGTGGACCACCTGTTCGCGCTGCCGCTGCTGGCCGACTACGTCGGTGAGAAGGTCGCCCGCGACAAGCTCACCATCGTCTCGCCGGACGCCGGCCGGGTGAAGGTGGCCGACCAGTGGTGCGACCGCCTCGACGCCCCGCTGGCGATCATCCACAAGCGCCGCGACATGAGCCAGGCCAACACCATCCTGTCCGCCGAGGTGGTCGGTGACGTCAAGGGCCGGGTCTGCGTCCTGGTCGACGACATGATCGACACCGCCGGCACCATCTGCGCCGCCGCCGACGCCTGCTTCGAGGCCGGTGCCGCCGACGTCATCGTGGCCGCCACCCACGGCGTGCTCTCCGGCCCGGCCGGCGACCGCCTGAAGAACTCCCGGGTCAGCGAGTTCGTCTTCACCAACACGCTGCCCTGCCCGGCCGAGCTCCAGCTGGACAAGGTCACCACCCTCTCGATCGCCCCGTCGATCGCCGCCGCGATCCGCGAGGTCTTCGAGCAGGGCTCGGTCACCTCGCTCTTCGAGGGCGTGCACTGA
- a CDS encoding response regulator transcription factor yields the protein MGRIRILVVDDHRIFAEALATALSAEPEIEVGAAGSAAAAEHALERAAAEGRPFDVLLVDADLGATGAALGLPRRPRAAAEPEATGPAALRRPTGVVPAPRRAGSALVPPRQAELAVVPPVSRPAVAGQRRPVDGITLLGRSCHTYPGLRAVVLAAEEDPRRAVRALYAGAAGWVAKESSLTRLLTVLRGVLRGETHLPPTLLTGVVRELTTARRDRTESERLVESLTPREKQVLRCMVAGLGRQAVAERLYLSPHTVRTHMQNVLGKLGVHSTLAAVALARRAGVGPAEPASAPAP from the coding sequence ATGGGGCGGATCCGCATCCTGGTGGTCGACGACCACCGCATCTTCGCCGAAGCGCTCGCCACCGCGCTCTCCGCCGAGCCGGAGATCGAGGTCGGCGCCGCCGGCAGCGCTGCCGCGGCCGAGCACGCCCTGGAGCGGGCCGCCGCCGAGGGTCGGCCCTTCGACGTCCTGCTGGTCGACGCCGACCTGGGCGCCACCGGGGCCGCACTCGGCCTGCCGCGCCGCCCGCGTGCGGCGGCGGAGCCCGAGGCCACCGGCCCGGCGGCGCTGCGCCGCCCGACCGGCGTGGTGCCGGCCCCGCGCCGGGCCGGCAGCGCGCTGGTCCCGCCGCGCCAGGCCGAGCTGGCCGTCGTGCCGCCGGTGAGCCGCCCGGCCGTGGCGGGGCAGCGCCGCCCGGTGGACGGGATCACCCTGCTGGGCCGCTCCTGCCACACCTACCCGGGCCTGCGCGCGGTCGTCCTGGCCGCCGAGGAGGACCCGCGCCGGGCGGTCCGCGCGCTCTACGCGGGCGCGGCCGGCTGGGTGGCCAAGGAGAGTTCGCTGACCCGGCTGCTGACCGTGCTGCGCGGCGTGCTGCGCGGTGAGACCCACCTGCCGCCCACCCTGCTCACCGGCGTGGTGCGGGAGTTGACCACGGCGCGGCGGGACCGCACGGAGAGCGAGCGGCTGGTCGAGTCGCTGACGCCCCGGGAGAAGCAGGTGCTGCGCTGCATGGTGGCGGGCCTGGGCCGGCAGGCGGTGGCCGAACGGCTCTACCTCTCCCCGCACACGGTGCGCACCCACATGCAGAACGTGCTGGGCAAGCTGGGGGTGCACTCCACGCTGGCCGCCGTCGCGCTGGCCCGCCGGGCCGGGGTCGGGCCGGCCGAGCCGGCGAGCGCACCGGCGCCCTGA
- a CDS encoding TetR/AcrR family transcriptional regulator, translated as MTRRLQHDGGVNGSNGDSADGHRPPTRTGTGRAGRVRMTGKQRREQLLDIGRSVFAERGYDGTSVEEIAERAGVSKPVVYEHFGGKEGLYAVVVDREMQLLLDMVTGALTGGHSRELLEQAAFALMDYIDTSTDGFKILVRDSPVAQSTGTFASLISDIATQVEDILGLEFKARGFDARLAPMYSQMLVGMVALTGQWWLEVRKPQKSEVAAHLVNLAWHGLEGMERHPKLVGERQN; from the coding sequence ATGACCCGTCGTCTACAGCATGATGGAGGGGTGAACGGGAGCAACGGAGACAGCGCAGACGGCCATCGCCCGCCCACCAGAACCGGAACAGGACGAGCCGGCCGGGTCCGGATGACGGGCAAGCAACGGCGCGAGCAGCTGCTGGACATCGGGCGCTCCGTCTTCGCCGAGCGCGGCTACGACGGCACCTCGGTGGAGGAGATCGCCGAGCGGGCAGGCGTCTCCAAGCCGGTGGTCTACGAGCACTTCGGGGGCAAGGAGGGGCTCTACGCGGTGGTGGTGGACCGCGAGATGCAACTGCTGCTCGACATGGTCACCGGGGCGCTGACCGGGGGGCACTCCCGGGAGCTGCTGGAGCAGGCCGCCTTCGCGCTGATGGACTACATCGACACCTCCACCGACGGCTTCAAGATCCTGGTCCGGGACTCCCCGGTCGCCCAGTCCACCGGCACCTTCGCCTCGCTGATCAGCGACATCGCCACCCAGGTCGAGGACATCCTGGGCCTGGAGTTCAAGGCCCGCGGCTTCGACGCCCGGCTGGCGCCGATGTACTCGCAGATGCTGGTGGGCATGGTCGCGCTGACCGGCCAGTGGTGGCTGGAGGTGCGCAAGCCGCAGAAGTCCGAGGTCGCCGCGCACCTGGTCAACCTGGCCTGGCACGGCCTGGAGGGGATGGAGCGGCATCCGAAGCTGGTCGGCGAGCGGCAGAACTGA
- a CDS encoding MarR family winged helix-turn-helix transcriptional regulator: protein MEDEVDRLVAAWRRERPDLDVQPLQVLSRVSRLARHLDRARRAAFAEHGLEPWEFDVLTALRRAGRPYQLSPGQLLTQTLVTSGTMTNRIDRLAGKDLVQRLPDPDDRRGVLVRLTALGQQKADQALAGLLAHERELLAELSGGQQAELASLLRQLVAPFDNIPG from the coding sequence ATGGAGGACGAGGTCGACCGCCTGGTCGCAGCATGGCGCCGCGAGCGCCCCGACCTCGACGTGCAACCGCTCCAGGTGCTCAGCCGGGTCAGCCGGCTCGCCCGCCACCTGGACCGGGCCCGCCGTGCGGCTTTCGCCGAGCACGGCCTGGAACCGTGGGAGTTCGACGTCCTGACGGCGCTTCGGCGGGCCGGGCGGCCCTACCAGCTCTCCCCCGGCCAGTTGCTCACCCAGACCCTGGTGACCTCCGGCACCATGACGAACCGGATCGACCGGCTGGCCGGCAAGGACCTGGTGCAGCGGCTGCCCGACCCGGACGACCGGCGCGGGGTGCTGGTCCGGCTCACCGCGCTCGGACAGCAGAAGGCCGACCAGGCGCTGGCCGGACTGCTCGCGCACGAGCGCGAGCTGCTGGCCGAGCTGTCGGGCGGTCAGCAGGCCGAGCTGGCCTCGCTGCTGCGGCAGTTGGTCGCGCCGTTCGACAACATCCCGGGCTGA
- a CDS encoding galactokinase, whose translation MRDEFERIFGAAPSGVWAAPGRVNLIGEHTDYNEGFVLPIALPQAVRVAAAPRSDGRLRLYSAQGDDVVTDLLVDRLAPGAVTSWAGYPAGVVWALREAGHRIGGADLYFDSDVPTGAGLSSSAALECAVAVAFRDLYQLELTSAELALLAQRAENDFAGVPCGVMDQMASSSCVEGAALFLDTRPQPSAGGTPTQPSDRGTSAGGTPTQPATVLNYRQVPFRPAEQGLALLVIDTRVKHDLGDGAYATLRAGCERAAELLGLAALRDLSAEALPAALAVLDGHPGELGPLVRHVVTEDERVVRAVELLDKGDFAALGPILTAGHASLRDDFKVSCAETDLAADTAVAAGALGARMTGGGFGGSVIALVPQELATAVEEAVEAAFLAAGWAAPKVFATVAAAGARRLD comes from the coding sequence GTGCGAGACGAGTTCGAGCGGATCTTCGGCGCCGCCCCCAGCGGAGTCTGGGCGGCGCCCGGCCGGGTGAACCTGATCGGTGAACACACCGATTACAACGAAGGGTTCGTGCTGCCGATCGCTCTCCCGCAGGCGGTCAGGGTGGCCGCCGCTCCGCGCTCCGACGGCCGGTTGCGCCTCTACAGCGCCCAGGGTGACGACGTGGTCACCGACCTGCTGGTGGACCGGCTGGCCCCCGGCGCGGTCACCAGTTGGGCCGGCTACCCGGCCGGCGTGGTCTGGGCGCTGCGCGAGGCGGGGCACCGGATCGGTGGTGCCGACCTGTACTTCGACAGCGACGTGCCGACCGGCGCCGGCCTGTCCTCCTCCGCCGCGCTGGAGTGCGCCGTGGCGGTGGCCTTCCGCGACCTGTACCAGCTCGAACTCACCTCGGCGGAACTGGCGCTGCTCGCCCAGCGGGCCGAGAACGACTTCGCCGGGGTGCCCTGCGGGGTGATGGATCAGATGGCCTCCTCCTCCTGCGTCGAGGGGGCCGCGCTCTTCCTGGACACCCGCCCCCAGCCTTCGGCCGGGGGGACCCCCACCCAGCCTTCGGACAGGGGGACTTCGGCCGGGGGGACCCCCACCCAGCCTGCGACGGTCCTGAACTACCGGCAGGTGCCGTTCCGTCCCGCCGAGCAGGGGTTGGCGCTGCTGGTGATCGACACCCGGGTCAAGCACGACCTCGGGGACGGGGCCTACGCCACCCTGCGGGCCGGCTGCGAGCGGGCCGCCGAGCTGCTGGGCCTGGCGGCGCTGCGCGACCTGAGCGCCGAGGCGCTGCCCGCCGCGCTGGCGGTGCTGGACGGCCACCCGGGCGAACTCGGCCCGCTGGTGCGCCACGTGGTGACCGAGGACGAGCGGGTGGTCCGCGCCGTCGAGCTGCTGGACAAGGGCGACTTCGCCGCGCTCGGGCCGATCCTGACGGCGGGCCACGCCTCGCTGCGGGACGATTTCAAGGTCTCCTGCGCGGAGACCGACCTGGCGGCCGACACCGCGGTGGCGGCGGGTGCGCTGGGCGCCCGGATGACCGGTGGCGGCTTCGGCGGCTCGGTGATCGCCCTGGTGCCGCAGGAGTTGGCGACGGCGGTCGAGGAGGCGGTCGAGGCGGCATTCCTGGCGGCCGGCTGGGCGGCGCCCAAGGTCTTCGCGACCGTCGCCGCGGCGGGAGCCCGCCGACTGGACTGA
- the glmU gene encoding bifunctional UDP-N-acetylglucosamine diphosphorylase/glucosamine-1-phosphate N-acetyltransferase GlmU has product MSANPLAAVIVLAAGEGSRMKSKALPKVLHPLCGRSLLGHVVTAAEELAPEQLVVVIGHLKELVGDHLADAHPHARPVVQDEQLGTGHAARVALEALAADGITLDGTVIVTYGDAPLLSAATLRELAGRHAAEGNGVTVLTAKVPDPSGYGRILRDPADGAVTGIVEHKDADPAQLAIAEINSGVYAFDGKLLAEALTRIGTDNAQGEEYLTDTLEILRSAGHRVGAVVAADHREILGINDRIQLAEARRLLNDRLLEAAMRAGVTVVDPASTWIDAQVSYEPDAVVLPGTQLHGATHLGEGCEVGPNCTLTDTVVGAGAKLSNAVVEQAEIGAGATVGPFAYLRGGVALGEKGKVGTFVEVKKSSIGAGAKVPHLSYMGDATIGEGANVGAACVTANWDGVNKNPTVIGAHARVGTDNMLVAPVTIGDGAYTGAGSVISQDVPPGALGVSRAQQRNIEGWVARKRPGTVSDRAAAAALAAAESATGTQEL; this is encoded by the coding sequence GTGAGTGCAAACCCCCTTGCCGCCGTCATCGTGCTCGCCGCCGGTGAGGGCTCCCGGATGAAGTCCAAGGCGCTGCCCAAGGTGCTGCACCCGCTCTGCGGCCGGAGCCTGCTGGGACACGTGGTGACTGCCGCCGAGGAGCTGGCGCCGGAGCAGCTGGTGGTGGTGATCGGTCACCTGAAGGAGCTGGTGGGGGACCACCTGGCCGACGCCCACCCGCACGCGCGCCCGGTGGTGCAGGACGAGCAGCTCGGCACCGGGCACGCCGCCCGGGTCGCGCTGGAGGCGCTGGCCGCCGACGGGATCACGCTGGACGGCACGGTGATCGTCACCTACGGGGACGCCCCGCTGCTGTCCGCCGCCACCCTGCGCGAGCTGGCCGGGCGGCACGCCGCCGAGGGCAACGGCGTCACCGTGCTGACCGCCAAGGTGCCCGACCCGAGCGGCTACGGGCGGATCCTGCGCGATCCGGCGGACGGCGCGGTCACCGGCATCGTCGAGCACAAGGACGCCGACCCGGCCCAGCTGGCGATCGCCGAGATCAACTCCGGCGTCTACGCCTTCGACGGCAAGCTGCTGGCCGAGGCGCTGACCCGGATCGGCACCGACAACGCGCAGGGCGAGGAGTACCTGACCGACACCCTGGAGATCCTGCGCTCGGCCGGCCACCGGGTGGGCGCGGTGGTGGCCGCCGACCACCGGGAGATCCTCGGCATCAACGACCGGATCCAGCTCGCCGAGGCCCGCCGGCTGCTCAACGACCGGCTGCTGGAGGCGGCGATGCGCGCCGGTGTCACCGTGGTCGACCCGGCCAGCACCTGGATCGACGCGCAGGTGAGCTACGAGCCGGACGCCGTGGTGCTGCCCGGCACCCAGCTGCACGGCGCCACCCACCTGGGCGAGGGCTGCGAGGTCGGCCCGAACTGCACGCTGACCGACACCGTGGTCGGCGCCGGTGCCAAGCTGAGCAACGCGGTGGTCGAGCAGGCCGAGATCGGCGCGGGCGCCACCGTCGGCCCGTTCGCCTACCTGCGCGGCGGCGTGGCGCTCGGCGAGAAGGGCAAGGTCGGCACCTTCGTCGAGGTCAAGAAGTCGAGCATCGGGGCCGGCGCCAAGGTGCCGCACCTCTCCTACATGGGCGACGCCACCATCGGCGAGGGCGCCAACGTGGGCGCGGCCTGCGTGACCGCCAACTGGGACGGGGTGAACAAGAACCCCACCGTGATCGGCGCGCACGCCCGGGTCGGCACCGACAACATGCTCGTCGCCCCGGTCACCATCGGTGACGGCGCCTACACCGGCGCCGGCTCGGTGATCAGCCAGGACGTGCCCCCGGGTGCGCTCGGCGTGAGCCGCGCACAGCAGCGCAACATCGAGGGCTGGGTGGCGCGCAAGCGTCCCGGCACCGTCTCCGACCGGGCGGCCGCCGCCGCCCTGGCCGCGGCCGAGTCGGCCACCGGGACCCAGGAGCTCTAG
- a CDS encoding acyl-CoA desaturase, which yields MTLQADQVPPAAAARPASEISATLGGEKQGLPERIALGLFIAVPFLALLAAVPVAWGWGLGWRDLAIATVMYFLTCHGITVGYHRFFTHRSFKTGRVLKIAMAVAGSLAVEGPVVRWVADHRKHHKFSDKDGDPHSPWRYGETVPALLKGLWWAHMGWLFDSEQTPQHIYAPDLVNDRDIRAVSRLFWLWTTISMLLPPLAGGLLSWSWQGALTAFFWGSLVRIALLHHVTWSINSICHAIGERPFKSRDRSGNIWWLAVLSCGESWHNLHHADPTSARHGVLRGQLDSSARLIRWFEQAGWARDVRWPTAGRIDARRTA from the coding sequence ATGACGCTTCAGGCCGACCAAGTGCCGCCGGCAGCAGCCGCCCGGCCCGCCTCCGAGATCTCCGCCACCCTGGGCGGTGAGAAGCAGGGGCTGCCCGAACGGATCGCGCTCGGGCTCTTCATCGCCGTACCGTTCCTCGCCCTGCTGGCCGCCGTACCGGTGGCCTGGGGCTGGGGTCTGGGCTGGCGGGATCTGGCGATCGCGACGGTCATGTACTTCCTCACCTGCCACGGCATCACCGTCGGCTACCACCGGTTCTTCACCCACCGCTCCTTCAAGACCGGCCGGGTGCTGAAGATCGCCATGGCGGTGGCCGGCAGCCTCGCGGTCGAGGGCCCGGTGGTGCGCTGGGTGGCCGACCACCGCAAGCACCACAAGTTCTCCGACAAGGACGGCGACCCGCACTCGCCCTGGCGCTACGGCGAGACCGTGCCGGCCCTGCTCAAGGGCCTCTGGTGGGCGCACATGGGCTGGCTCTTCGACTCCGAGCAGACCCCGCAGCACATCTACGCGCCCGACCTGGTGAACGACCGCGACATCCGGGCGGTCTCCCGGCTCTTCTGGCTCTGGACCACCATCTCGATGCTGCTGCCGCCGCTGGCCGGCGGGCTGCTCAGCTGGTCCTGGCAGGGCGCGCTGACCGCCTTCTTCTGGGGCTCGCTGGTCCGGATCGCGCTGCTGCACCACGTGACCTGGTCGATCAACTCGATCTGCCACGCGATCGGCGAGCGGCCGTTCAAGTCCCGGGACCGCTCGGGCAACATCTGGTGGCTGGCGGTGCTCTCCTGCGGCGAGTCCTGGCACAACCTGCACCACGCCGACCCGACCTCGGCCCGGCACGGAGTGCTGCGCGGTCAGCTGGACTCCTCCGCCCGGCTGATCCGCTGGTTCGAGCAGGCCGGCTGGGCCCGTGACGTCCGCTGGCCCACCGCGGGGCGCATTGACGCCCGGCGCACCGCATGA
- the galE gene encoding UDP-glucose 4-epimerase GalE, whose translation MSKYLVTGGAGYVGSVVAAHLLEAGHQVTVLDDLSTGFREGVPAGAEFVQGRIQDAAQVLDGGSFEAVLHFAASSQVGESVVDPEKYWRNNVAGSLELVGAMRKAGVRKLVFSSTAAVYGEPEVTPIAETARTSPTNTYGATKLAVDHLITSEAIAHGLAAVSLRYFNVAGAYASSSGTTFGERHDPESHLIPLVFQAALGQRPHISVFGDDYPTPDGTCIRDYIHVADLADAHLRALTAAKPGEHLICNLGNGSGFSVREVIESVKRVTGREIPVVTAGRRAGDPAVLVASAERAHQALGWTPKLPELDAIVADAWAFTLDKSNAK comes from the coding sequence ATGAGCAAGTACCTGGTCACCGGCGGTGCCGGCTACGTCGGCAGTGTGGTCGCAGCCCACCTTCTGGAGGCCGGGCACCAGGTCACCGTGCTGGACGACCTGTCCACCGGTTTCCGCGAGGGCGTCCCGGCCGGTGCCGAGTTCGTCCAGGGCCGGATCCAGGACGCCGCCCAGGTGCTGGACGGCGGCTCCTTCGAGGCGGTGCTGCACTTCGCCGCCTCCTCGCAGGTCGGCGAGTCGGTCGTGGACCCGGAGAAGTACTGGCGCAACAACGTGGCCGGCTCGCTGGAGCTGGTCGGCGCGATGCGCAAGGCCGGTGTGCGCAAGCTGGTCTTCTCCTCCACCGCCGCCGTCTACGGCGAGCCGGAGGTCACCCCGATCGCCGAGACCGCCCGCACCTCGCCGACCAACACCTACGGCGCCACCAAGCTCGCCGTCGACCACCTGATCACCAGCGAGGCGATCGCCCACGGCCTGGCCGCGGTCAGCCTGCGCTACTTCAACGTGGCGGGCGCGTACGCCAGTTCCTCCGGCACCACGTTCGGCGAGCGGCACGACCCGGAGTCGCACCTGATCCCGCTGGTCTTCCAGGCCGCGCTGGGCCAGCGCCCGCACATCTCGGTCTTCGGCGACGACTACCCGACCCCGGACGGCACCTGCATCCGCGACTACATCCACGTCGCGGACCTGGCCGACGCGCACCTGCGGGCGCTGACGGCCGCGAAGCCGGGCGAGCACCTGATCTGCAACCTGGGCAACGGCAGCGGCTTCTCGGTCCGCGAGGTGATCGAGTCGGTCAAGCGGGTCACCGGCCGGGAGATCCCGGTGGTCACCGCCGGGCGCCGGGCCGGCGACCCGGCCGTCCTGGTCGCCTCCGCCGAGCGCGCCCACCAGGCCCTCGGCTGGACCCCCAAGCTCCCCGAGCTGGACGCCATCGTGGCCGACGCCTGGGCCTTCACGCTCGACAAGTCCAACGCCAAGTAG
- a CDS encoding 50S ribosomal protein L25/general stress protein Ctc, with amino-acid sequence MSEIRIAAEPRSEFGKGAARRARRAGFVPGVVYGHGHTPVHLNLPGHDLMMALKTPNALLVVPIEGKDEFVLPKAVQREAIKRTIEHVDLLLVKRGEKVSVEIPVLVEGELAPGGNLVEHVLNALPIEAEATHLPEAVTVSVEGLEAGASITAGDIVLPKGTTLTVEADAVVLQVIAAQAAPVEEEASEEEAAAVEA; translated from the coding sequence ATGTCCGAGATCCGCATTGCCGCCGAGCCCCGCAGCGAGTTCGGCAAGGGTGCCGCCCGTCGCGCCCGTCGTGCCGGCTTCGTCCCCGGTGTCGTCTACGGCCACGGCCACACCCCGGTGCACCTGAACCTGCCCGGCCACGACCTGATGATGGCCCTGAAGACCCCGAACGCCCTGCTGGTCGTCCCGATCGAGGGCAAGGACGAGTTCGTCCTGCCGAAGGCCGTCCAGCGCGAGGCCATCAAGCGCACCATCGAGCACGTCGACCTGCTGCTGGTCAAGCGCGGCGAGAAGGTCAGCGTCGAGATCCCGGTGCTCGTCGAGGGCGAGCTGGCCCCCGGTGGCAACCTGGTCGAGCACGTGCTGAACGCGCTGCCGATCGAGGCCGAGGCCACCCACCTGCCCGAGGCCGTCACCGTCTCGGTCGAGGGCCTGGAGGCCGGCGCCTCCATCACCGCCGGCGACATCGTGCTGCCGAAGGGCACCACCCTGACCGTCGAGGCCGACGCCGTCGTGCTGCAGGTCATCGCCGCCCAGGCCGCTCCGGTCGAGGAGGAGGCTTCCGAGGAGGAGGCCGCCGCCGTCGAGGCCTGA